The following proteins are co-located in the Heliorestis convoluta genome:
- the ruvX gene encoding Holliday junction resolvase RuvX — protein sequence MRILGLDIGDKRIGIAISDPMGWTAQGLETLQRSSNEKVLAHLQEQIHIYEVSTIVCGLPRNMNGTYGPKAEEVRKFGEKMKERFKIPVVYWDERLTTVAAQKTLLQGDVSRAKRKEVVDKIAAVFILQNYLDSKR from the coding sequence ATGCGAATTCTAGGCTTAGATATTGGCGATAAGCGAATTGGCATCGCCATTTCCGACCCCATGGGTTGGACAGCCCAGGGGCTAGAAACGTTGCAGCGCAGTTCGAACGAAAAAGTTCTAGCACATCTTCAAGAGCAAATCCATATCTATGAAGTGAGCACCATTGTTTGTGGTCTTCCTCGCAATATGAATGGAACCTATGGCCCCAAAGCAGAAGAAGTTCGCAAGTTTGGGGAGAAAATGAAGGAACGATTCAAGATTCCAGTTGTATACTGGGATGAACGGCTTACAACAGTGGCTGCCCAGAAAACACTTCTTCAAGGTGATGTCTCTCGCGCTAAACGCAAAGAAGTGGTAGATAAAATTGCCGCTGTCTTCATCTTACAGAACTATCTAGATTCCAAAAGGTGA
- the mltG gene encoding endolytic transglycosylase MltG encodes MSKKKKGRSGIVLITVLTVFIATMAYFLYQEQLKPLSANSKEEIIVTIPANATVERIGQILEEKGIIRSAAVFYYYVRFNSDDYLKAGEYALGPYMNVPEIVQELQNGKPILHTFTIPEGFTIKQITQLLVNRDLVDEDRFHHALAFSPLPYDYIEETGDIYRLEGFLFPATYRVARNITEEELVRMLVQRFNQEVTTEVRQRADDLGMTIKEVVTLASIIEREAVIHEERPIISAVFHNRLHRNQRLEACSTIQYLLDEPRERLYLQDLEIQSPYNTYRNNGLPPGPIASPGRLSLDAALYPADVDYLYFVAKGQGYHHFSRTFEEHNRAVARYVN; translated from the coding sequence ATGAGTAAGAAAAAAAAGGGCAGATCAGGCATAGTCCTCATCACAGTCCTTACCGTATTTATCGCTACCATGGCCTATTTTTTATACCAGGAACAATTGAAGCCACTTTCGGCGAACTCAAAGGAAGAAATTATTGTTACCATTCCAGCGAATGCAACGGTGGAGCGAATTGGTCAGATTCTTGAAGAAAAAGGAATTATTCGAAGTGCTGCTGTTTTCTATTACTATGTTCGATTTAATTCAGATGATTACCTCAAAGCAGGCGAATACGCCTTGGGTCCCTATATGAATGTCCCAGAAATTGTACAAGAGCTGCAAAACGGCAAGCCTATTCTTCATACATTTACTATCCCGGAAGGCTTTACCATCAAGCAAATCACTCAACTTCTTGTCAATCGCGATCTGGTAGACGAAGACCGCTTTCATCACGCCCTTGCTTTTTCGCCATTGCCTTATGACTATATCGAAGAGACAGGCGATATTTATCGACTAGAAGGTTTTCTCTTTCCAGCTACCTACCGCGTGGCTCGCAATATTACAGAAGAAGAACTTGTTAGAATGTTGGTACAACGCTTTAACCAAGAAGTGACAACGGAAGTGCGACAACGAGCCGATGACTTGGGCATGACTATAAAAGAAGTGGTAACCTTAGCTTCAATCATTGAAAGAGAAGCTGTTATCCATGAGGAAAGACCGATTATTTCTGCTGTTTTTCACAACCGATTGCATAGGAATCAGCGGCTAGAGGCTTGTTCAACCATTCAATACCTCTTAGACGAACCGAGAGAGCGGTTATATCTGCAAGACTTAGAGATTCAATCGCCCTATAACACCTATCGCAACAATGGCTTACCACCAGGACCTATTGCTTCACCAGGCCGCCTCAGTCTCGATGCAGCCCTTTATCCGGCCGACGTGGACTATCTATACTTTGTGGCAAAAGGGCAAGGATACCATCACTTTAGTAGAACTTTTGAAGAACACAATCGGGCGGTGGCACGTTATGTCAATTGA
- a CDS encoding U32 family peptidase C-terminal domain-containing protein gives MSIERIEEKKPNDSKNRESLESPVELLAPAGNLEKLTMALQYGADAIYMAGGRFGLRAYAGNFTTEQMEKAITLAHSQGKKAYITVNIFAHNKDLLGLDEYLREIEAIGADAIIVSDPGVFAIARRTVPNMPIHISTQANVTNVEAARFWSDLGAERIVLARELSLQEIREIQEEVDVELEVFIHGAMCMSYSGRCLISDYLTGRKANQGECTQACRWKYALQEEQRPGMYMPIEEDERGSYIFNARDLCLLADIPALIESGIKSFKIEGRMKSVHYVSTVTQVYRRAIDSYYKKKAEGKAYQVDRAWWDELSKISHRPYTRGFLYGPPGQEPDVAYNREYDFVGVVRHYDEANQRVQVEVRNRILLGDILEFTGPNKANFLTVANEIWDEENQPIDQAPRPHQLIWLKSRFPLAPLDMVRRPKGSGEEEFLKVRIDPSHIFHLDIILEGFGHLGVPTTVDRQSGIVLIRTTKDTRPEVIKILETLPWPAQLFEDPSKTKPS, from the coding sequence ATGTCAATTGAACGAATAGAAGAGAAGAAACCGAATGACTCAAAGAACAGAGAGTCTCTAGAAAGCCCTGTTGAACTTCTAGCACCAGCAGGCAACCTGGAAAAACTAACCATGGCGCTTCAGTATGGTGCCGATGCGATATACATGGCTGGAGGCCGCTTCGGTCTTCGCGCCTATGCAGGCAACTTTACAACCGAACAAATGGAGAAAGCCATTACACTTGCCCATAGCCAGGGTAAGAAAGCGTATATCACGGTGAACATTTTTGCCCATAACAAGGATTTACTAGGGTTGGATGAGTATTTACGAGAAATCGAAGCAATCGGCGCAGATGCTATTATTGTTTCAGACCCTGGTGTTTTTGCGATTGCTCGTCGTACTGTGCCCAATATGCCAATTCACATTAGCACGCAAGCCAATGTCACGAACGTGGAAGCAGCTCGTTTTTGGTCGGACTTAGGTGCCGAGCGCATCGTATTGGCGCGAGAACTGTCGCTTCAAGAAATTCGAGAAATCCAAGAAGAAGTCGATGTAGAGCTCGAAGTGTTTATTCATGGCGCCATGTGTATGTCCTACTCTGGACGCTGTCTAATCAGCGATTATCTTACGGGTCGCAAGGCCAACCAGGGTGAATGTACCCAGGCTTGTCGATGGAAATATGCTTTACAAGAAGAACAGCGTCCAGGTATGTACATGCCTATTGAAGAAGATGAAAGAGGCTCCTATATTTTTAACGCTCGCGACCTCTGTCTTTTAGCAGACATTCCTGCTCTGATTGAAAGTGGCATCAAAAGCTTCAAAATCGAAGGGCGCATGAAAAGCGTTCACTATGTCTCTACAGTCACCCAGGTCTATCGTCGTGCTATTGATAGTTACTATAAGAAAAAAGCAGAAGGCAAAGCCTATCAGGTTGACCGGGCTTGGTGGGATGAACTAAGCAAGATCAGTCATCGCCCTTATACGCGAGGCTTTCTGTACGGTCCACCCGGTCAAGAACCCGATGTGGCGTACAACCGCGAATACGACTTCGTTGGCGTTGTACGGCATTATGATGAAGCCAACCAACGGGTACAAGTAGAGGTGCGCAATCGTATTCTTCTCGGTGACATTCTTGAATTTACAGGTCCTAATAAAGCCAACTTTCTCACTGTGGCCAACGAAATCTGGGACGAAGAGAACCAACCGATTGACCAAGCGCCTCGGCCTCATCAATTAATCTGGCTGAAAAGTCGCTTTCCTTTAGCGCCCCTAGATATGGTTCGACGTCCTAAAGGAAGTGGGGAGGAAGAATTTCTCAAAGTTCGGATCGACCCTTCTCATATTTTCCATCTGGATATAATTCTTGAAGGATTTGGCCATCTTGGCGTTCCTACAACAGTCGATCGCCAAAGCGGCATTGTCTTGATTCGAACGACAAAAGATACGCGACCTGAAGTTATTAAGATATTAGAAACACTACCCTGGCCAGCCCAGCTCTTTGAAGATCCGAGCAAAACAAAGCCATCTTAA
- a CDS encoding DUF1292 domain-containing protein, protein MDQEQENIIILTDEEGNEIEFEELDRVEVDGKEYAVLLPADDEEDEAIILRVELEDGEEVFSHIEDDEEWEKVADYWQELTEEEMDED, encoded by the coding sequence ATGGATCAGGAACAAGAAAACATCATCATTCTTACAGACGAAGAAGGTAACGAGATTGAATTTGAGGAACTGGATCGAGTCGAAGTAGACGGCAAAGAGTACGCAGTTCTTCTACCTGCTGACGACGAAGAAGATGAGGCTATCATCCTACGTGTGGAGTTAGAAGATGGTGAAGAAGTTTTCAGCCATATCGAAGATGATGAAGAGTGGGAAAAAGTAGCTGACTACTGGCAAGAACTCACAGAAGAAGAGATGGACGAAGACTAA
- a CDS encoding IreB family regulatory phosphoprotein has translation MSHDTFEQTMMFQTKQEEEMATSDILQAVHQALEEKGYNPINQMVGYLLSGDPAYITSHQNARNLIRKLERDDLLEELVRHYLESHQK, from the coding sequence ATGTCTCATGATACCTTTGAACAGACCATGATGTTTCAGACAAAGCAAGAGGAAGAGATGGCGACGAGTGATATTTTACAAGCGGTCCATCAAGCCTTGGAAGAAAAAGGATACAACCCTATCAATCAAATGGTAGGCTATCTCTTGTCAGGCGATCCTGCTTATATTACAAGCCATCAAAATGCTCGCAACTTGATTCGTAAGCTAGAGCGAGATGACCTCTTAGAAGAGCTGGTACGTCACTATTTAGAGTCTCATCAAAAGTGA
- a CDS encoding aldo/keto reductase, whose amino-acid sequence MRALGRTGIKVSRLCFGSLTLGPLQANLSLEEGAALLRRAFESAVNFVDTAQLYQTYPYIREALKHYHQPVVIATKSYAYNQADMAQAIEEARRELDRDVIDIFLLHEQESEHTLRGHQEALEYLLQAKSKGWVKATGISTHTIRAVKAATKHPDLDVIHPIINRSGIGIVDGTVEEMVQAIAEAYQAGKGLYGMKALGGGHLFGQAREALRWVLKNPHLHSIAVGMQSEEELALNIELFQGLDGDSATWEAVQQRKRRLLIEDWCSGCGSCIERCPQGVLQIKAGQATVEQEQCILCGYCSSACPDFCIKVV is encoded by the coding sequence GTGAGAGCCTTAGGTCGTACGGGAATTAAGGTATCCCGACTCTGTTTTGGCAGCTTGACTCTTGGCCCTTTGCAAGCCAATCTATCTTTAGAAGAAGGCGCTGCTTTGCTCAGAAGGGCTTTTGAGTCAGCTGTAAATTTTGTTGACACGGCCCAGCTCTATCAGACGTACCCTTATATTCGAGAAGCGCTGAAGCACTATCATCAGCCTGTGGTGATTGCGACCAAGTCCTATGCCTATAACCAGGCTGATATGGCCCAGGCTATCGAGGAAGCGAGGCGAGAATTAGATCGAGATGTAATCGATATTTTTCTGCTTCATGAGCAGGAAAGTGAACATACCTTGCGAGGTCACCAAGAAGCCCTTGAATATCTTCTTCAGGCCAAAAGCAAAGGCTGGGTCAAAGCGACAGGTATTTCAACTCATACGATAAGAGCTGTTAAAGCAGCGACAAAACATCCCGATCTAGACGTGATTCACCCCATCATCAATCGAAGTGGCATTGGCATCGTCGATGGAACAGTTGAAGAGATGGTACAAGCCATTGCGGAGGCTTATCAAGCCGGCAAGGGACTTTATGGCATGAAAGCTTTAGGAGGGGGCCATCTTTTTGGTCAAGCTCGAGAAGCTTTACGCTGGGTTTTGAAGAACCCTCACTTGCACTCTATAGCTGTAGGGATGCAATCGGAAGAAGAACTGGCTCTCAATATAGAGCTTTTTCAAGGTCTCGATGGAGATAGTGCTACTTGGGAAGCCGTGCAGCAGAGAAAGCGCCGTCTACTGATTGAAGATTGGTGTAGCGGCTGTGGGAGCTGTATAGAGCGCTGTCCCCAGGGAGTTTTACAAATTAAAGCAGGGCAAGCCACCGTGGAGCAGGAACAGTGCATTCTCTGCGGCTATTGCAGCAGCGCCTGTCCCGACTTTTGTATCAAGGTGGTATAA
- the alaS gene encoding alanine--tRNA ligase, with product MQRGNEIRQLFLDYFASKGHTVVESSSLVPHNDPTLLFTNAGMNQFKDLFLGYEKRSYVRAATSQKCVRAGGKHNDLDTVGRTARHHTFFEMLGNFSFGDYFKTEAIQYGWEFLTEVVHLPKDKLYATIYLDDDEAFEIWRNTIGLPEERILRLGEKDNFWAMGDTGPCGPCSEILIDRGEHLRCDAETCFIGHCDCDRWLEIWNLVFMQYNRDENGTMTPLPKPSIDTGMGLERLTSVIQNVSTNYDTDLMRPLIGAVESISGKNYEKGEAGFPFRVVADHIRSCTFLITDGVLPGNEGRGYVLRRILRRAVRFGKVLGIEKPFMYKIVANVVDLMGQAYPEIKEKQEFVEKVIRIEEERFHETLHDGMRIASEMVSKIKDQGGQSLPGQQAFILYDTYGFPLDLAEDIAEENGLTIDKEGFEKAMEEQRARARAARQDESYGAGMELWSALSQRFPNTSFLGYQCTTAKSPIQALVVEGEEKAQALAGQSVQVLLEQTPFYAEAGGQKGDSGTIMTEKGQIIVKGTKKMAGSLIVHSGIVEKGTVTINELAQAIVHPIRRQHIASHHSATHLLHKALKDRLGDHVNQAGSAVEEERLRFDFSHFTPLTQEEWKDIEVKVNEEIFKALPIEAMEMSMDEAKAMGATALFGEKYGDQVRVVKMGDYSLELCGGTHLQNTSEIGLFKIISEGGIGAGIRRIEALTGQAALAYLNDQEEKVKKISEKLKVPPTEVLHRLEVVQNSIKEKEKEIEQLQARLAQYQIDDLLQKQENIAGVPVLAVQVQVPNMDGLRQMADFLKEKMPRAVLVLASVSEGKVNLLAVVTKDLIQQGLHAGQLIKETAKIVGGGGGGRPDMAQAGGKDPSKVTEALVAARAWVKNKLEA from the coding sequence TTGCAAAGAGGCAATGAGATCAGGCAATTATTTCTCGATTATTTCGCCAGCAAAGGTCATACGGTTGTAGAAAGTTCCTCACTGGTTCCGCACAACGATCCAACGCTACTTTTTACGAATGCTGGCATGAACCAATTCAAGGACCTTTTCTTAGGTTATGAGAAAAGGTCTTATGTGAGGGCAGCCACATCCCAAAAGTGTGTTCGTGCGGGTGGTAAGCACAACGATTTAGATACAGTAGGAAGAACAGCGCGGCACCATACATTTTTTGAAATGCTCGGCAACTTTTCTTTTGGTGACTACTTTAAGACAGAAGCGATTCAGTATGGTTGGGAATTTCTTACCGAAGTAGTTCATCTTCCGAAAGACAAGCTTTACGCTACCATCTATCTTGACGATGATGAAGCGTTCGAAATTTGGCGAAATACCATCGGCCTCCCCGAAGAACGCATCCTTCGCCTCGGTGAAAAAGACAATTTCTGGGCCATGGGAGATACGGGTCCCTGTGGACCTTGTTCAGAGATCCTGATTGACCGAGGCGAGCATCTTCGCTGTGATGCCGAGACTTGCTTTATCGGACACTGTGACTGCGATCGCTGGCTTGAGATCTGGAATCTCGTTTTTATGCAATACAATCGTGACGAGAACGGTACGATGACGCCCCTGCCGAAGCCATCGATTGATACAGGTATGGGCTTAGAGCGACTTACATCGGTCATTCAAAACGTAAGTACCAACTACGATACCGATCTAATGCGACCTCTTATTGGGGCTGTAGAAAGCATTAGTGGAAAGAACTATGAAAAGGGAGAAGCTGGTTTTCCTTTCCGTGTCGTTGCTGACCACATTCGCTCTTGTACCTTTTTGATAACCGATGGTGTCTTACCAGGCAATGAAGGTCGCGGCTACGTATTGCGCCGCATCTTACGCCGGGCTGTTCGCTTTGGTAAAGTGCTCGGTATTGAGAAGCCTTTTATGTATAAAATCGTTGCCAATGTTGTTGATCTTATGGGACAAGCTTACCCCGAGATCAAGGAAAAACAAGAATTCGTAGAAAAAGTCATTCGAATTGAAGAAGAACGATTCCATGAAACACTGCACGATGGCATGCGAATTGCTTCGGAAATGGTTAGCAAGATCAAAGACCAGGGTGGGCAAAGTCTGCCAGGGCAACAAGCTTTCATTCTTTACGATACCTATGGATTCCCCCTTGATCTAGCAGAAGACATTGCGGAAGAAAACGGCCTTACCATCGACAAAGAAGGCTTTGAAAAAGCCATGGAAGAGCAAAGAGCTCGCGCTCGTGCGGCTCGTCAAGACGAAAGTTATGGCGCTGGCATGGAGCTATGGAGTGCTCTTTCTCAACGTTTTCCCAACACCTCTTTCCTCGGTTATCAATGCACAACTGCGAAAAGCCCTATTCAAGCCCTTGTCGTAGAAGGGGAAGAAAAAGCGCAAGCTCTAGCGGGTCAGTCAGTTCAAGTTCTATTAGAGCAAACACCTTTTTACGCTGAAGCAGGCGGGCAAAAAGGTGATAGTGGTACGATCATGACTGAAAAGGGTCAGATCATCGTCAAAGGTACGAAAAAAATGGCCGGCAGCCTTATCGTCCACAGCGGTATTGTCGAGAAAGGCACCGTTACTATCAACGAATTGGCGCAAGCGATCGTTCATCCGATCCGCCGCCAACACATTGCCAGCCACCACAGTGCTACCCATCTTCTGCACAAAGCATTAAAAGATCGACTGGGTGATCATGTGAACCAGGCTGGATCGGCTGTAGAAGAAGAGAGACTACGCTTTGACTTTTCACACTTTACGCCACTAACACAGGAAGAGTGGAAAGACATTGAAGTGAAAGTAAACGAAGAGATTTTCAAAGCGTTACCGATTGAAGCAATGGAAATGTCGATGGACGAAGCCAAAGCGATGGGTGCAACAGCCCTTTTCGGCGAAAAATACGGTGACCAAGTTCGTGTTGTCAAAATGGGTGATTACTCACTGGAACTATGTGGAGGCACTCATCTTCAAAATACAAGTGAGATAGGTCTTTTCAAAATCATTAGCGAAGGTGGCATTGGCGCTGGCATTCGCCGCATTGAGGCTTTAACAGGCCAAGCAGCCCTGGCCTATCTAAACGATCAAGAAGAAAAAGTGAAAAAGATATCGGAAAAGCTGAAAGTTCCTCCTACAGAAGTTTTACATCGTCTTGAAGTCGTACAAAACAGCATCAAAGAAAAAGAAAAAGAAATTGAGCAACTGCAAGCTCGCCTAGCGCAATACCAGATCGACGATCTTTTACAAAAGCAAGAAAATATCGCGGGTGTACCCGTGCTGGCCGTACAAGTACAAGTGCCTAACATGGATGGCTTGCGACAAATGGCTGACTTTCTAAAAGAAAAAATGCCTAGGGCTGTCCTAGTACTAGCATCAGTTTCAGAAGGTAAAGTAAATCTCCTTGCTGTTGTTACCAAAGATTTGATTCAACAAGGCCTTCATGCGGGCCAACTCATCAAAGAAACGGCAAAAATTGTTGGCGGCGGCGGTGGCGGACGACCCGATATGGCCCAGGCCGGTGGAAAAGATCCGAGCAAAGTCACAGAAGCTTTGGTTGCAGCAAGAGCATGGGTAAAAAATAAGCTAGAAGCATAA